The following coding sequences are from one Veillonella rodentium window:
- the carB gene encoding carbamoyl-phosphate synthase large subunit has protein sequence MTTEAKKVLVIGSGPIIIGQAAEFDYAGTQACRSLREEGYKVVLVNSNPATIMTDTDIADRVYVEPISLEFVTEVIKKERPWGLLATLGGQVGLNMAVQLSEAGVLKEYGVQLLGTTLEAIKQAEDRELFKEAMKEINQPVPESDIFNDLEEAVAFANRIGYPIIIRPAYTLGGTGGGIAHNEDEMYEITRRGLKLSPIHQILAERSVAGWKEIEYEVMRDSADNCIIVCNMENIDPVGVHTGDSIVVAPSQTLNDIQYQMLRTASVDIIRYLKIEGGCNVQYALNPNSNEYIVIEVNPRVSRSSALASKATGYPIAKVAAKIAVGMTLDQITNAVTGETKACFEPTLDYVVTKFPRWPFEKFNLADRTLGTQMKATGEVMAIDRSLEGSLLKAIRSLEIGLDHIELKKIAHESMEQLIERLHLVDDERIYVVAEALRKGISVEKIHYITKIDKFFIEKIKNIITVEKALAENGLTEDVLRKAKRYSMTDSVIARYAHTTADEVQAKRKEWNIVPTYKYVDTCAAEFEAHTPYYYSAYATEDEVRPLGDKSVVVLGSGPIRIGQGVEFDYCSVHSSWALRKAGYKSIIINNNPETVSTDFDTSDSLYFEPLTVDDVMEIIKKENPIGVIAQFGGQTAINLAGPLAERGVKILGSSVDSIDMAEDRERFDELLAKLGISRPVGALVTSDEEAQAAAKKLQYPLIVRPSYVLGGRAMEIVYNDKELDVYMKEAVVASKEHPVLIDRYMVGMEVEVDAISDGTDVCIPGIMEQIERAGVHSGDSMAVYPTQHLSQDIIDQIVDYTRRIAIGLNVKGVLNIQYIVADGTLHVIEVNPRSSRTVPFISKVTGINMVECATRIALGESLKDLGLPLGLVPNKPYVAVKVPVFSFSKMGLVEIALGPEMKSTGEVMGIGRTYSEALFKAINGANMRIPEDGTILMTVADRDKEEASQLAKGFIELGYHIEATGGTGKYFKDHGVDCKVVNKISEGSDNCADHIRQDKVDLVLNTLTAGKRPEREGFQLRRLAVEMGTPCLTSLDTAREVLRVVANRKNNANYNVEALQDFELE, from the coding sequence ATGACCACAGAAGCAAAAAAGGTACTCGTAATTGGTTCTGGGCCAATTATCATCGGCCAGGCGGCGGAGTTTGATTACGCCGGTACACAGGCCTGTCGTTCCCTTCGTGAAGAGGGCTACAAAGTAGTCTTGGTTAACTCCAATCCGGCTACGATTATGACGGATACGGATATTGCGGACCGCGTATACGTGGAGCCTATCAGTCTTGAATTTGTTACAGAGGTCATTAAAAAGGAGCGTCCTTGGGGGCTCTTGGCGACATTAGGCGGTCAGGTGGGACTTAATATGGCCGTACAACTGTCCGAAGCGGGTGTTTTAAAAGAATACGGCGTGCAGTTGCTCGGTACCACATTAGAGGCCATTAAACAGGCGGAAGACCGTGAGCTCTTCAAGGAAGCGATGAAGGAAATCAATCAACCGGTTCCTGAATCGGACATTTTTAACGACCTTGAGGAGGCCGTAGCTTTTGCGAACCGTATCGGTTATCCGATCATCATTCGGCCGGCTTATACATTGGGCGGTACCGGCGGCGGTATTGCACACAATGAAGATGAAATGTATGAAATTACACGTCGCGGTTTGAAACTTTCACCAATCCATCAGATCCTGGCGGAACGTTCCGTTGCGGGCTGGAAGGAAATCGAGTACGAAGTGATGCGCGACAGTGCGGATAACTGTATCATCGTATGTAACATGGAAAACATCGACCCTGTAGGCGTGCACACGGGCGATTCCATCGTCGTGGCGCCAAGTCAGACTTTGAACGATATTCAATACCAGATGCTTCGTACCGCATCTGTAGATATCATCCGTTATCTGAAAATCGAAGGCGGTTGTAATGTACAGTATGCGTTGAATCCGAACAGCAACGAGTACATCGTTATCGAGGTAAATCCTCGTGTATCCCGCTCCTCCGCGTTGGCATCCAAGGCGACGGGCTACCCCATTGCAAAGGTGGCTGCAAAGATCGCGGTCGGTATGACACTTGATCAGATTACGAATGCTGTAACAGGTGAAACCAAGGCGTGCTTTGAACCGACGCTTGACTACGTGGTAACCAAATTCCCGCGTTGGCCTTTTGAAAAATTCAATTTGGCTGACCGAACATTGGGGACTCAAATGAAGGCGACCGGCGAGGTTATGGCCATTGACCGTTCTTTGGAAGGTTCTCTGCTGAAGGCGATCCGTTCTCTGGAAATCGGATTAGACCATATCGAACTTAAAAAGATCGCCCACGAATCTATGGAGCAATTGATTGAACGTTTGCATCTTGTAGATGATGAACGCATCTACGTTGTAGCCGAAGCACTCCGCAAGGGCATCAGCGTAGAAAAAATTCACTATATTACAAAAATTGATAAATTCTTCATTGAAAAAATCAAGAATATCATAACTGTAGAAAAAGCGTTAGCTGAAAACGGTTTGACCGAGGACGTGTTGCGTAAGGCAAAACGCTACTCCATGACCGACTCCGTCATCGCCCGTTATGCACATACGACAGCGGACGAAGTACAAGCGAAACGCAAGGAATGGAATATCGTTCCTACTTACAAATATGTAGATACATGTGCAGCCGAATTTGAAGCGCACACGCCATACTACTACTCTGCATATGCAACAGAGGATGAGGTGCGGCCTCTAGGGGATAAATCCGTTGTGGTTCTCGGTTCCGGTCCGATCCGCATCGGTCAGGGCGTGGAATTTGATTACTGCTCCGTGCATTCCTCCTGGGCGCTTCGCAAGGCGGGCTATAAATCGATTATCATCAACAACAATCCGGAAACCGTTTCAACCGACTTTGATACATCCGATTCTCTATACTTCGAGCCGTTAACCGTGGACGATGTAATGGAAATCATCAAAAAGGAAAATCCTATCGGCGTAATCGCTCAATTCGGCGGTCAAACGGCGATTAACTTGGCGGGACCGTTGGCTGAACGGGGTGTAAAAATCCTCGGCTCCTCCGTGGACAGTATCGACATGGCGGAAGACCGTGAACGCTTTGATGAATTGTTGGCGAAACTTGGCATCTCCCGTCCTGTAGGGGCTCTTGTGACGTCCGATGAAGAGGCGCAAGCGGCGGCTAAGAAATTGCAATATCCGTTGATTGTCCGTCCTTCCTATGTGTTGGGCGGTCGTGCGATGGAAATCGTATATAACGATAAAGAACTCGACGTATATATGAAAGAAGCCGTAGTCGCTTCGAAGGAACATCCGGTTCTCATCGACCGTTACATGGTCGGTATGGAGGTAGAGGTTGACGCTATTTCCGACGGTACCGATGTATGTATTCCGGGGATTATGGAGCAGATCGAACGCGCCGGTGTTCACTCCGGTGACTCCATGGCCGTATATCCGACACAACATCTGAGTCAGGATATCATCGATCAAATTGTTGATTATACACGTCGTATCGCAATCGGCCTCAATGTTAAGGGTGTCCTTAATATTCAATATATCGTGGCTGACGGCACATTGCATGTTATCGAGGTGAATCCTCGTTCCAGTCGTACGGTGCCGTTCATTTCCAAGGTTACAGGCATCAATATGGTGGAATGCGCGACGCGTATCGCCCTCGGTGAAAGCTTAAAGGATTTAGGCTTGCCGCTAGGTCTCGTTCCGAATAAACCATATGTGGCCGTAAAAGTGCCGGTCTTCTCGTTCTCCAAAATGGGGCTCGTAGAAATCGCTCTCGGTCCTGAAATGAAGTCCACCGGTGAAGTTATGGGTATCGGTCGTACGTACTCGGAGGCATTGTTTAAGGCTATCAACGGCGCTAATATGCGTATTCCTGAGGACGGTACGATTCTTATGACCGTTGCGGATCGCGATAAAGAGGAAGCCAGTCAGTTGGCAAAAGGCTTTATCGAATTGGGTTATCATATCGAAGCGACGGGCGGTACGGGTAAATACTTTAAAGACCATGGCGTTGACTGCAAGGTGGTTAATAAAATCTCCGAAGGCAGTGATAACTGTGCGGATCACATCCGTCAGGACAAGGTTGACCTTGTGCTCAACACATTGACGGCAGGTAAACGTCCTGAACGGGAAGGCTTTCAGTTGCGTCGTCTCGCCGTAGAAATGGGGACACCTTGCTTAACAAGTCTCGATACGGCTCGTGAAGTATTGCGTGTTGTGGCAAATCGTAAGAATAATGCAAATTATAATGTAGAGGCATTACAGGATTTTGAATTGGAGTAA
- a CDS encoding dihydroorotate dehydrogenase electron transfer subunit, translating into MSGYVEKGEVVRNEQIGSDVWIMNVHAPKQAAEAKVGQFCNVRVTDSTAPLLRRPISYAGFDAEKGIITLLYRVVGAGTDIMTRLVPGDILDCLGPLGEPFITSENMLLVGGGVGIAPMLCIASHLNADEEAQVILGFRNESETFWADLFADTPVKVHITTDDGSVGTKGFPTAVMPELIRANTFTSVMTCGPTPMMKGVAQVARDLSVPCQVSLEERMGCGTGGCLGCACDGAGGKRYKVCKDGPVFPAEEVFF; encoded by the coding sequence ATGAGCGGTTATGTGGAAAAGGGCGAAGTCGTTCGCAATGAGCAGATAGGTTCCGATGTATGGATTATGAATGTCCATGCACCGAAACAGGCGGCGGAGGCCAAGGTGGGGCAGTTCTGTAATGTGCGTGTTACAGATTCTACGGCACCGTTGTTGCGTCGTCCTATCAGCTATGCCGGATTTGATGCGGAAAAAGGAATAATTACCCTTTTGTACCGCGTCGTAGGTGCGGGAACGGATATTATGACTCGTCTCGTGCCCGGGGATATTCTGGACTGTCTGGGGCCTTTGGGTGAACCCTTTATAACGTCCGAGAATATGCTTCTCGTAGGCGGTGGTGTCGGTATTGCACCGATGCTGTGCATCGCTTCTCATCTGAACGCGGATGAAGAGGCGCAGGTGATTTTAGGCTTCAGAAATGAATCGGAAACATTTTGGGCGGATCTGTTTGCCGATACGCCCGTGAAAGTACATATCACAACTGATGACGGCAGTGTCGGTACGAAGGGCTTTCCGACGGCTGTCATGCCTGAACTGATCCGTGCGAATACCTTTACATCCGTCATGACCTGCGGTCCTACGCCGATGATGAAAGGTGTTGCCCAGGTGGCGCGCGATCTTTCCGTGCCATGCCAGGTTTCATTGGAAGAGCGCATGGGTTGCGGTACCGGCGGTTGTCTCGGTTGTGCTTGTGACGGGGCAGGAGGTAAACGCTACAAAGTATGTAAAGACGGTCCCGTATTCCCCGCTGAGGAGGTGTTCTTTTAA
- a CDS encoding dihydroorotate dehydrogenase → MSERDLNNTVRPNPKLAVDYCGIKMKNPVIAASGTFGNGPEYAGYLDLSNEVGAISVKGLTPKGRHGNPGTRISETPSGVLNCIGLENPGAEHFVSDVLPTLKQYDVPLLANMSAGTIEEFAWMAETLSVDGIAGLEVNVSCPNVACEGMAFGVDPKVVEQVTKAVRKVTNKPVIVKLSPNVTDIVEIAKAVEAGGGDGVSLINTLLGMAIDIHRRKPVLGNIYGGLSGPAVKPVALRMVHQVYKSVNIPIIGLGGIMTGTDAVEFMMAGACAVQVGTATMVDPTAIGRIAREMGDYVERYNLNSISDIVGAVHDA, encoded by the coding sequence ATGAGTGAACGCGATTTAAATAACACTGTTAGACCAAATCCGAAGCTTGCCGTGGACTATTGCGGAATTAAGATGAAGAATCCTGTTATCGCCGCATCCGGTACATTCGGGAACGGACCGGAATATGCAGGCTATCTGGATCTCAGTAATGAGGTAGGGGCCATTTCCGTTAAAGGATTGACCCCGAAGGGACGCCACGGTAATCCGGGGACCCGCATTTCGGAAACGCCGTCCGGCGTGTTGAACTGTATCGGACTTGAAAATCCAGGTGCGGAGCATTTTGTATCGGATGTTCTGCCTACCTTGAAGCAATACGATGTGCCGTTATTGGCGAATATGTCCGCCGGAACCATCGAGGAATTCGCCTGGATGGCGGAGACCCTTTCCGTAGACGGTATTGCCGGTCTTGAAGTCAATGTATCCTGTCCGAATGTCGCTTGTGAAGGCATGGCTTTCGGTGTCGATCCGAAGGTGGTGGAGCAGGTGACGAAGGCGGTTCGTAAGGTGACGAACAAGCCGGTTATTGTAAAACTTTCACCTAATGTTACGGATATCGTGGAAATCGCAAAGGCCGTCGAAGCAGGCGGCGGCGACGGGGTGAGCCTCATCAATACACTCTTGGGTATGGCTATCGATATTCATCGTCGTAAACCGGTGCTGGGGAATATCTATGGAGGACTCTCGGGGCCTGCCGTAAAACCTGTGGCACTTCGCATGGTGCATCAGGTCTATAAATCCGTGAACATTCCGATTATCGGTTTGGGCGGCATCATGACGGGAACGGATGCCGTCGAGTTCATGATGGCCGGTGCCTGTGCCGTTCAGGTGGGAACCGCCACCATGGTGGATCCGACGGCAATCGGACGGATTGCACGAGAAATGGGCGATTATGTAGAACGATATAACCTGAACAGCATCAGCGATATCGTCGGGGCTGTTCATGATGCTTAA
- a CDS encoding LysR family transcriptional regulator, protein MDTSYYHNFITLVQTGNMTQAAEILHITQPALSKQLKYLEAEFGAQLINIKRGQRGTNLQLTDAGKIFYEKAQQLCSIEESTYNAVQQLNSRIEGTLRIATSASRSTPIVQQYLPAFSIKYPSVHFEIYEGLMTNVVSQLINGSAELGIANIQMVDTDKFDILLTQEEHLYAIFRRDVFWTDREHDTITWDDIKKCPLSLSGGSVRMIIQSSLTDMTQLNAIAITTTKSSAIEWASSGRTVSLVPMDAKEMINHRKMARIKLPEFSGDFKKAFITLKGHSLSPVAQQFIDFYKAYV, encoded by the coding sequence ATGGATACATCTTATTACCACAACTTTATTACCCTCGTTCAAACTGGCAATATGACACAGGCTGCAGAAATTCTGCATATTACACAGCCCGCTTTAAGTAAACAGTTAAAGTATTTAGAGGCTGAGTTCGGAGCGCAGCTCATCAATATCAAACGGGGACAACGAGGAACTAATTTACAGCTCACCGATGCAGGCAAGATTTTCTATGAAAAAGCGCAGCAACTATGCTCGATTGAAGAATCCACGTACAATGCGGTTCAGCAGTTAAATTCACGCATTGAGGGCACATTGCGTATCGCAACGTCCGCCTCCCGATCTACGCCGATTGTACAACAGTACTTGCCGGCTTTTTCCATAAAATATCCATCGGTACACTTTGAAATCTACGAAGGACTCATGACAAATGTTGTGAGCCAACTCATCAACGGCAGTGCCGAGCTGGGCATAGCCAATATTCAAATGGTCGATACTGACAAATTTGACATTCTCCTCACGCAGGAGGAACATTTATATGCTATATTCCGACGCGATGTATTCTGGACCGATCGAGAACACGATACAATCACATGGGATGACATCAAAAAATGTCCTCTCTCGCTCTCAGGCGGCTCGGTACGTATGATTATACAATCAAGCCTGACAGACATGACGCAACTGAACGCTATCGCTATTACGACCACCAAAAGTTCCGCCATCGAATGGGCATCTTCTGGACGTACCGTATCACTCGTTCCGATGGATGCGAAGGAAATGATCAACCACCGCAAAATGGCTCGTATTAAATTACCTGAATTCTCAGGGGACTTTAAAAAGGCATTCATTACTCTTAAAGGACACTCGCTTTCCCCTGTGGCGCAACAATTTATCGACTTCTATAAAGCCTATGTATAA
- a CDS encoding YigZ family protein, which translates to MSESTIPTMEFTSVAKEFRHEYIVEKSRFITTVSPCTTETEAQKFIARINKEFWDARHNCTAFAIGPKQEQQRSSDNGEPSGTAGKPMLEVLKKTGITNVAVVVTRYFGGIKLGAGGLIRAYSHSVAETLRLAPKELHTTRAQLQVTIDYPLYGAIERYLQDQQFHYDALFNEQVTLTILVPPDDMERVQKELQDLSHGAATCEILDSIEVVLPLN; encoded by the coding sequence ATGTCAGAATCAACGATCCCTACCATGGAGTTTACCTCTGTCGCCAAAGAATTCCGTCACGAGTATATAGTTGAAAAGTCACGTTTTATTACGACCGTCTCTCCTTGTACGACGGAGACCGAAGCACAAAAATTTATCGCCCGCATTAACAAGGAATTCTGGGATGCCCGCCACAACTGCACGGCCTTTGCCATCGGCCCGAAACAGGAACAACAACGTTCCTCCGATAACGGAGAACCGTCCGGCACGGCAGGTAAACCGATGTTGGAAGTACTCAAGAAAACGGGTATTACAAACGTGGCCGTCGTGGTCACACGCTATTTCGGCGGCATAAAATTGGGTGCAGGCGGTTTGATTCGGGCATATTCACACTCCGTTGCGGAAACATTGCGTCTTGCACCGAAAGAACTGCATACGACACGAGCACAACTGCAGGTGACGATTGATTACCCTTTATATGGTGCAATAGAACGATATTTACAGGATCAACAGTTCCATTATGATGCCTTATTCAACGAACAGGTAACATTGACGATTTTAGTGCCCCCTGATGATATGGAGCGGGTACAAAAAGAGCTCCAAGACCTCAGTCATGGAGCTGCAACTTGCGAAATATTAGATTCTATTGAAGTGGTACTGCCGTTAAACTAA
- a CDS encoding heavy metal translocating P-type ATPase, whose protein sequence is MSGRKQEFDITGMHCAACVKRVENVVSKVDGVASVKVNLLTRKGSVEYADGANVEPQQIIDAITNIGFGATEADETKQEIEKVNLKPHIIRLVIAACMAIPMMINMTLHRFGFEALPVWVEFVLATIAQFGPGLMFYKSAWSAVKNGALTMDVLVVMGTSVAYLFSIYNWQFHPELGAHGIYFETSAWLITFILLGKLLEEIAKGRTSEALQKLIALQPATAHVLRDGEFVDIPASKVVAGDVVQVRAGEKIPVDGIVTDGYSTVDEAMLTGESLPVEKQVGSEVIGATINLSGAFTMEAKRIGSDTMLSQIIKVVEEAQTSKASIQRIADVVAQYFVPTVIGLAVLTGLVWYFIMGDSLNVALINATAVLVIACPCALGLATPTSIMVGSGLGAEYGVLIKSAEYLEKAGKLNAVVMDKTGTLTQGVLDVTAFKNYSGDEARNMNLMMSLEQGTSHPIAKAMVYYGEDRGYKSGVELESFADVPGKGLQGSYQGVSVQLGHSRWMTELGYDLSAVEEDILIYESQGASVSLLAVNGVITALWAVEDELRPETVSVVKELQSQGIKVWMLTGDNRRTAEYIAKQAGISHVIAEVLPQDKASKVKELQDKGLVVGMVGDGINDAPALVTADIGFAIGSGTDIAVEAADIVLVRNDLHTLVQAVRLSRKTMTNIKQNLFWALIFNCIGIPLAAVGALNPMIAGTAMAFSSVTVVSNSLRLKRAKI, encoded by the coding sequence ATGAGCGGCAGAAAACAAGAGTTTGATATTACGGGGATGCACTGTGCGGCCTGCGTCAAGCGGGTTGAAAATGTGGTGTCCAAGGTTGACGGGGTAGCCTCCGTGAAAGTCAATCTGTTGACGCGTAAGGGCAGTGTGGAATATGCGGACGGCGCAAACGTAGAACCGCAACAGATTATCGATGCCATTACAAATATCGGATTTGGAGCGACTGAAGCGGATGAAACAAAACAGGAAATTGAAAAGGTGAATTTAAAACCTCATATCATCCGACTTGTCATAGCCGCATGTATGGCGATACCGATGATGATTAACATGACATTGCATCGCTTCGGATTTGAGGCTTTACCGGTATGGGTGGAGTTTGTCCTTGCTACTATTGCTCAGTTCGGACCGGGACTCATGTTCTATAAGAGTGCGTGGAGCGCTGTCAAAAATGGGGCGCTTACCATGGATGTTCTCGTGGTGATGGGCACATCGGTGGCGTATCTTTTCAGTATTTATAACTGGCAATTTCATCCGGAATTGGGGGCTCACGGCATCTACTTTGAAACCTCCGCATGGCTTATCACATTTATCCTCCTCGGTAAACTGTTAGAGGAAATCGCGAAAGGCCGTACATCTGAGGCTCTTCAGAAATTGATCGCCTTGCAACCGGCGACGGCTCACGTATTGCGGGACGGGGAATTCGTGGATATCCCCGCATCAAAGGTCGTGGCCGGAGATGTGGTTCAGGTGCGGGCCGGTGAAAAAATTCCTGTAGACGGCATTGTGACGGACGGTTACTCTACCGTGGATGAGGCGATGCTCACCGGTGAAAGCTTGCCTGTAGAAAAACAGGTCGGATCCGAGGTCATCGGGGCTACGATTAACTTGAGCGGTGCTTTTACAATGGAAGCGAAACGCATCGGTTCCGATACGATGCTGTCTCAAATCATCAAGGTCGTGGAGGAAGCGCAAACATCGAAGGCGTCGATACAACGTATTGCCGATGTGGTGGCACAATATTTCGTACCGACCGTTATCGGCCTTGCCGTATTGACCGGTTTGGTATGGTATTTTATCATGGGCGACAGCCTCAATGTGGCTCTTATCAATGCGACGGCTGTTCTCGTCATCGCCTGCCCATGCGCCTTGGGCCTTGCGACACCGACATCGATCATGGTCGGATCCGGACTTGGGGCGGAGTATGGCGTTCTCATTAAAAGTGCGGAATATCTTGAAAAAGCGGGGAAACTGAATGCGGTCGTTATGGATAAGACCGGCACACTCACACAAGGTGTTCTCGATGTGACGGCTTTCAAAAATTATAGCGGCGATGAAGCGCGCAATATGAATCTCATGATGAGCCTTGAACAAGGTACATCGCATCCGATTGCGAAGGCTATGGTGTATTACGGTGAGGATCGTGGCTATAAGTCCGGTGTAGAACTGGAATCCTTTGCAGATGTGCCGGGAAAAGGTTTACAAGGCTCATATCAAGGTGTGTCCGTCCAGCTGGGGCATAGTCGCTGGATGACGGAATTAGGCTATGATTTGAGTGCTGTTGAAGAGGATATACTCATTTATGAATCGCAGGGGGCCTCCGTTTCGTTGTTGGCCGTAAACGGTGTGATTACCGCACTTTGGGCCGTAGAGGATGAGTTGCGTCCTGAAACCGTTTCCGTAGTGAAAGAATTACAATCTCAAGGTATCAAGGTATGGATGCTTACGGGCGACAATCGACGTACTGCGGAATACATTGCGAAACAGGCGGGGATTTCCCATGTCATCGCAGAAGTATTACCACAGGACAAGGCAAGCAAGGTCAAAGAATTACAAGATAAAGGCCTCGTGGTCGGTATGGTCGGGGACGGCATCAATGATGCGCCGGCCCTTGTGACGGCGGATATCGGGTTTGCCATCGGCAGCGGTACGGATATCGCTGTAGAAGCGGCGGATATCGTTCTCGTACGAAATGATTTACATACACTGGTGCAGGCCGTACGCCTCAGCCGCAAGACCATGACGAATATTAAGCAAAACTTGTTCTGGGC